The following are encoded in a window of Clostridium thermarum genomic DNA:
- the tnpC gene encoding IS66 family transposase, with protein MSKTEVKSFNLENYSRKELEDAFIKLSIEKEQAELRLKWYEEQYKLNKQRLFGKSSEKNIDGQINMPIFNEAESERQPFTAEPNLDDCAKQQQSSSKAKKLKGKREKDLSDLPKQIVEYKLSAEEQVCSQCGGQLHEVRSEIRRELEVIPAQIIVKEIHSMIYSCRKCEKEDITVPMISAPTPKPVIKGSIASPSIIAYIMTRKYVDATPLYRQEQEYKRRGLPVNRQNMANWIIRAAQDWLNPLYLRLRKYLTDYDVAHADETELEVLNEPGREATTRSYMWMYRTGNGHEPIVLYDYQPSRAGDNAKTFLNGFKGYLHVDAYDGYDKLLKDSKAGGAMEVTLVACFAHARRYFTDTLKAVTDKESYMYTSAYQGVKYIDEMFKLEEELSSLSSEDRYDERLSKLKPMLEAYFSWIEKEHALALPKSSYGKAVNYSFNQKDKLMSILKDGRLELSNNRAERAIKPFVIGRKNWLFANTPQGAKASAVTYSIIETAKENDLNPFEYLKYLFEQFPNVDINDSEVLDSLLPWSSTLPKYCKSKQV; from the coding sequence ATGAGTAAAACAGAAGTAAAATCATTTAACTTAGAGAATTACAGTCGTAAAGAGCTAGAGGATGCCTTCATAAAACTCAGCATTGAAAAGGAGCAGGCTGAGCTTAGACTAAAATGGTATGAAGAGCAATACAAGCTCAACAAGCAGAGACTATTTGGTAAATCCAGTGAAAAGAATATAGATGGTCAGATTAACATGCCAATATTTAACGAGGCTGAAAGTGAGCGACAGCCTTTTACTGCTGAGCCTAATTTAGATGATTGTGCAAAGCAACAACAATCTTCATCCAAGGCTAAAAAGCTTAAAGGAAAACGTGAAAAAGATCTTTCAGATCTTCCTAAGCAAATAGTTGAATATAAGCTCTCAGCTGAAGAACAGGTTTGTTCTCAATGTGGCGGTCAACTCCATGAGGTGCGTTCCGAAATCCGCAGAGAGCTGGAGGTCATCCCGGCACAAATTATCGTAAAAGAAATCCACAGCATGATTTATTCCTGTCGGAAATGTGAAAAGGAAGATATAACTGTCCCAATGATTTCGGCGCCAACCCCTAAGCCTGTCATTAAGGGAAGTATAGCATCCCCTTCTATAATAGCATATATCATGACTAGGAAATATGTAGATGCTACTCCTCTTTATAGGCAGGAACAAGAATACAAGCGGCGTGGTTTACCAGTTAACCGTCAAAACATGGCTAACTGGATTATTCGGGCTGCACAAGATTGGCTGAATCCTTTGTACCTGCGTCTACGTAAATACCTTACGGACTATGATGTAGCTCATGCGGACGAAACAGAACTAGAAGTTCTCAATGAGCCGGGCCGTGAGGCCACAACAAGGTCTTATATGTGGATGTACCGTACAGGCAATGGGCATGAGCCTATTGTTCTATACGATTATCAGCCATCAAGGGCAGGAGATAATGCCAAAACCTTCTTAAATGGATTTAAGGGTTATCTTCATGTTGATGCCTATGACGGTTATGACAAACTTTTGAAAGATTCCAAAGCCGGCGGTGCCATGGAAGTTACTCTCGTAGCGTGCTTCGCACATGCAAGGAGGTATTTCACTGATACCTTAAAGGCAGTGACTGATAAAGAAAGCTACATGTATACCTCTGCTTATCAAGGAGTCAAATATATTGATGAAATGTTTAAGCTTGAGGAAGAACTATCAAGTTTGTCATCTGAAGACCGGTATGATGAACGCCTTAGCAAACTTAAACCAATGCTAGAGGCTTATTTCTCATGGATTGAAAAGGAACACGCTCTTGCACTACCCAAATCAAGTTACGGGAAAGCTGTCAATTACTCATTCAATCAGAAGGATAAACTGATGAGTATACTCAAAGATGGCAGGCTGGAACTTAGCAATAACCGCGCCGAAAGGGCAATAAAGCCATTTGTCATTGGGAGAAAAAATTGGCTGTTCGCCAATACTCCGCAGGGAGCAAAGGCAAGTGCAGTTACTTATAGTATTATTGAAACTGCAAAGGAAAATGATCTTAATCCTTTTGAATACTTAAAGTACTTATTTGAGCAGTTTCCAAATGTTGATATAAATGATTCTGAAGTTTTAGATTCTTTATTGCCTTGGTCATCTACCTTACCTAAATACTGTAAATCAAAACAAGTATAG
- the tnpB gene encoding IS66 family insertion sequence element accessory protein TnpB (TnpB, as the term is used for proteins encoded by IS66 family insertion elements, is considered an accessory protein, since TnpC, encoded by a neighboring gene, is a DDE family transposase.): MLNLKQTSNVFLAAGSTDMRKSIDGLAIIVQMNFKLDPFSDALFVFCNAKRDKLKLLYWERNGFWLYYRRLEKGRFKWPNNSKDKVIHVTERELRWLLDGLDINQKGVHRDIMQRKII; encoded by the coding sequence ATGTTAAACCTAAAGCAGACTTCTAATGTATTTTTGGCTGCTGGAAGTACTGATATGAGAAAATCTATTGACGGTCTCGCCATCATCGTTCAGATGAATTTTAAGTTAGATCCATTCTCTGATGCACTTTTTGTATTCTGCAACGCTAAACGCGACAAACTCAAGTTGCTCTATTGGGAGCGGAATGGATTCTGGCTTTACTATCGCCGTTTGGAAAAAGGTCGCTTTAAGTGGCCTAATAATTCTAAAGACAAAGTTATACATGTAACGGAGCGGGAGCTCCGCTGGCTTTTAGATGGACTGGATATTAACCAAAAGGGAGTACATCGTGATATTATGCAGAGAAAAATCATTTGA
- the tnpA gene encoding IS66 family insertion sequence element accessory protein TnpA has protein sequence MTKLNMEDWQQLIADYRSSGLTGPVWCQQKQLSIHKLRYWINKFNKAEFKEEPRQQWVSVKTNLSITTTSITVKVGKAEISVSQDFDKELFADVVQSLLTLC, from the coding sequence TTGACAAAATTAAATATGGAAGATTGGCAGCAGCTCATTGCTGATTATAGATCTAGCGGCCTTACCGGGCCGGTATGGTGTCAGCAAAAACAATTGAGTATACACAAATTACGCTATTGGATTAACAAATTCAACAAAGCAGAGTTTAAAGAAGAACCAAGACAGCAGTGGGTTTCAGTAAAAACAAATTTATCTATAACAACAACATCTATTACTGTAAAAGTCGGTAAGGCTGAAATTTCAGTTTCGCAAGACTTCGATAAAGAACTCTTTGCAGATGTTGTCCAATCCCTATTAACTTTATGTTAA
- a CDS encoding glycoside hydrolase family 16 protein, with translation MIKGRKINFFLGGLTLAVLLLGMYIYYTYFHSGISKSFENNLIKLIKNDVNFQFDIHMGKTQILSKDFLKEIENNDKTLNIIGDGFKYNIYTADLKGKDKRDLYVSVKKVKDSSPISAVLSKNSEEKYDVEAFIIGKESNEIGYKVNVSLELGSSYSNKQVNAYRYDDQNEQYFFISKLLASEEGTVAFNIYRYGKYFIASEDAPRYDEKHVKLIYEEEFDEDGRPNKDRWKYDIGGSGWGNEEKQCYTDELTNAAVQDGKLIITARKEEYAFNDYTSARLLSKDAWLYGRIEVKAKLPKGVGTWPAIWMMPKENTYGNWPASGEIDIMEHVGFDHGNIHATIHTQKYYWKAGTQKSGQIKVDNVDGEFHVYSVEWTPYKMDFFVDGKKYFTAEYDLINDKDDGWKAWPFDKPFYLIMNIAVGGSWGGQQGIDDSIFPQSMEVDYVRVYDLGIEKHSIE, from the coding sequence GTGATTAAGGGGAGAAAGATTAACTTTTTTCTTGGAGGTCTTACACTAGCAGTTTTATTATTAGGTATGTATATATACTATACATATTTTCATAGTGGAATATCAAAGAGCTTTGAGAACAATTTAATAAAGTTAATTAAGAATGATGTCAATTTCCAGTTTGACATTCATATGGGGAAGACCCAAATATTAAGTAAGGATTTCTTAAAGGAAATTGAAAATAATGATAAAACACTCAATATTATAGGAGATGGATTTAAGTATAATATTTATACAGCTGATTTAAAAGGAAAAGACAAGAGAGACTTGTATGTTTCAGTAAAAAAAGTCAAAGATAGTTCTCCTATAAGTGCAGTTCTATCGAAGAACTCAGAGGAAAAATACGATGTTGAAGCCTTTATAATAGGTAAGGAAAGTAATGAGATTGGCTATAAAGTGAATGTATCCTTGGAACTAGGCAGTAGCTATAGCAACAAGCAGGTTAATGCATATAGATATGACGACCAAAATGAGCAATACTTCTTTATAAGTAAGCTGTTAGCCAGTGAAGAGGGGACAGTAGCCTTTAATATCTATAGATATGGGAAGTACTTTATAGCTTCTGAGGATGCTCCAAGATATGATGAAAAGCATGTTAAGTTAATATATGAAGAAGAGTTTGATGAGGATGGACGTCCTAATAAAGACCGATGGAAGTATGATATTGGCGGCTCTGGATGGGGGAATGAGGAAAAGCAGTGTTATACTGATGAACTCACAAATGCTGCAGTCCAGGATGGAAAGCTGATTATTACTGCTAGGAAAGAGGAGTATGCCTTCAATGATTATACTTCTGCAAGACTTCTAAGCAAGGATGCATGGCTGTACGGGAGAATTGAAGTCAAAGCTAAGCTGCCTAAAGGGGTAGGGACTTGGCCGGCTATATGGATGATGCCCAAAGAGAATACCTATGGTAATTGGCCTGCCAGCGGCGAAATAGACATTATGGAGCATGTAGGCTTTGATCATGGAAATATTCATGCTACCATTCATACTCAAAAGTACTATTGGAAGGCTGGTACACAAAAATCGGGACAGATAAAAGTTGATAACGTAGATGGTGAGTTTCATGTATATTCTGTAGAATGGACACCATATAAGATGGACTTCTTTGTGGATGGAAAAAAATACTTTACCGCAGAATATGATTTAATCAATGACAAGGATGATGGGTGGAAAGCATGGCCCTTTGATAAACCCTTCTACTTAATAATGAACATAGCGGTTGGCGGAAGCTGGGGAGGTCAGCAGGGAATTGATGACAGCATATTCCCACAATCTATGGAAGTTGATTATGTAAGGGTTTATGATTTAGGAATAGAAAAACATAGCATAGAATAA
- a CDS encoding GH36-type glycosyl hydrolase domain-containing protein has product MQEITARKIQQTPEMILKKVFEGKINEYSIIDGIFYDSTFTKVVGVACLPIKIPVTLALFKDAEIAKLLDTALKDCQYLMIKLTDNLDNVSLLMSNNNIETQKLVPMEISHKINSIVQKITYGVGFINEEGEHEIDLLAPAPGPHFYTNLLLGNRVGYPHPLQTTPKSVVDKLGRGSFRSHAATQVLATRWDMLQEENGFPANRQFYIVEDGKQIFYSANVTDSNIERGKCIHSQNHTRIIYNTKCGLQIERLIFLLNQEENIPIAVEAQQIKITNTTDRIRNIKVVYTGMFGSAAPGALMEDVLYSNVIMQAKVLTDDEGRLMAISSDYYPKYTHGDYRFHTMIAHSERGAVLPTEFCTSYSEFVGNGSLERPEGLFKLSNKLCRKGPGFFAASIDITIQPLSQMTIDNFTGLVSNKTNDNFNADTFKIEIQNLINKYSDGREIMKAFNKNNGFINKYRSYLQVSSGDREFDTYVNKNLPFQVLYQTFVSRSFDQTQKGYREIGFREIQDIYASMYYFIGMGEKELVKNLIKEWAEKVFEFGYAYHNFFWVGKEPGKWSDDGLWLIQAVYRYINITGDIAFLDEQCEIGGSNPVKTRSLYETMKAILRYSGEISIGKHGLPLLDFADWNDCLKLDNNFINGVEKERLYKEQIARTGRTGEPFESDYSESVMNGFLLKLAIDEMINLSKDREDDEYYAKLEKLSKRLYDNLQQYAWKEDFFARVLFNRYKDGEFTYLGAKGDKLSADPNKEGVYFLNSFNWSVIADCAREDQIETMLNSIEKHLKTPYGIKLISPADLEKVATGTATGEYFPGDRENGGIFKHATMMATSAMFKAAKKVKNAELAKRLSNTAYWMINLVLPYNTMKHPFETCGNPRFCTQYNNSDTGENIGPTLSGTSTWLTLSLFDAFGVEYTAGGIEIDPILMEEQTSINLLINTGKARYNINIKKPKGFYRIHDSEYSIEVDGMKVASNIIENFEDGKEHKVVIRFK; this is encoded by the coding sequence ATGCAAGAGATAACAGCCAGAAAAATTCAGCAGACTCCAGAGATGATATTGAAGAAGGTATTTGAAGGAAAGATCAATGAGTATTCTATTATTGATGGTATATTCTATGACAGTACCTTTACGAAAGTTGTAGGGGTTGCTTGTCTGCCTATCAAAATTCCTGTAACCTTAGCACTGTTTAAAGATGCGGAGATTGCCAAGCTACTTGATACTGCTTTAAAAGATTGCCAATACCTAATGATTAAGCTTACCGACAATTTGGATAATGTAAGTCTTTTAATGAGTAATAATAACATAGAGACACAAAAGTTAGTACCTATGGAAATAAGCCATAAAATAAATTCAATTGTTCAAAAAATTACATATGGTGTAGGCTTCATTAATGAAGAAGGAGAACATGAAATAGACCTGCTTGCACCGGCGCCGGGACCTCACTTTTACACAAATCTGCTGTTGGGAAATAGAGTGGGCTATCCACATCCCCTTCAAACTACGCCTAAGAGTGTAGTGGATAAGTTAGGCAGGGGAAGTTTTAGATCTCATGCTGCAACTCAAGTACTTGCTACAAGATGGGACATGCTCCAGGAAGAAAACGGATTCCCTGCCAACCGTCAATTCTATATAGTGGAAGACGGTAAACAAATATTTTATTCAGCGAATGTTACTGATTCAAACATTGAGAGAGGGAAATGTATACACTCACAGAATCACACAAGAATTATATACAACACAAAGTGTGGACTGCAAATAGAAAGGTTGATCTTCTTATTAAATCAAGAAGAGAATATTCCTATAGCGGTTGAAGCTCAACAGATAAAAATAACCAATACTACCGATAGAATTAGAAACATAAAGGTAGTTTATACCGGCATGTTCGGCAGTGCTGCTCCTGGAGCTCTAATGGAGGACGTTCTATATAGTAATGTCATAATGCAGGCAAAAGTCTTGACAGACGATGAAGGTAGATTAATGGCTATTTCATCAGATTATTATCCCAAATATACTCACGGAGATTATAGATTCCATACTATGATTGCACATTCTGAAAGAGGCGCAGTATTGCCTACAGAGTTTTGTACAAGCTACAGCGAATTTGTGGGCAACGGATCTTTGGAGAGACCGGAAGGTTTATTTAAGTTAAGCAACAAGCTGTGCAGAAAAGGTCCAGGCTTTTTTGCTGCTAGCATTGACATAACTATACAGCCCTTATCACAAATGACTATCGATAACTTCACAGGATTAGTATCAAATAAGACGAATGATAATTTTAACGCGGATACCTTTAAAATAGAGATTCAAAATCTAATCAATAAATATAGTGATGGCAGAGAAATTATGAAGGCCTTTAATAAGAACAATGGCTTTATTAACAAATACAGAAGCTATTTACAGGTTTCCTCGGGAGACCGGGAATTTGATACTTATGTTAACAAAAATCTGCCCTTTCAGGTGCTCTATCAAACCTTTGTATCCCGTTCCTTTGATCAGACACAAAAGGGATATAGGGAAATTGGTTTCAGAGAGATACAGGATATATACGCCTCTATGTATTATTTCATCGGCATGGGGGAAAAAGAACTGGTTAAAAACCTGATAAAAGAATGGGCAGAAAAGGTGTTTGAGTTTGGATACGCTTATCATAACTTCTTCTGGGTTGGTAAGGAACCGGGAAAATGGTCAGATGACGGATTATGGCTGATTCAAGCGGTATATAGATATATAAATATTACAGGAGATATAGCCTTCTTAGATGAGCAGTGTGAAATTGGAGGCAGCAATCCGGTTAAAACCAGAAGCTTATATGAGACTATGAAGGCTATACTGAGATATTCCGGAGAAATTTCAATCGGAAAGCATGGACTGCCTCTACTGGACTTTGCTGACTGGAATGACTGCCTAAAGCTTGATAACAACTTTATTAATGGCGTTGAGAAGGAAAGATTATATAAGGAGCAGATAGCTAGAACAGGCAGAACCGGAGAACCTTTTGAAAGTGATTATTCGGAAAGTGTTATGAACGGATTTTTACTAAAGCTTGCCATAGATGAAATGATTAATCTATCAAAGGATAGGGAAGATGACGAGTATTACGCTAAATTAGAAAAACTTTCAAAAAGGCTTTATGATAATCTCCAACAATATGCATGGAAAGAAGATTTCTTTGCAAGGGTACTGTTTAATAGATACAAGGATGGGGAATTCACCTACCTTGGTGCAAAAGGGGACAAACTCTCAGCAGATCCAAATAAGGAAGGAGTATATTTCTTAAACTCCTTTAACTGGTCTGTCATAGCAGATTGTGCAAGGGAAGATCAAATAGAAACAATGCTTAACTCTATAGAAAAACATTTAAAGACCCCTTATGGAATAAAGCTAATAAGTCCGGCGGATTTAGAGAAAGTGGCTACTGGAACTGCCACAGGAGAGTACTTCCCGGGTGACAGAGAGAACGGCGGTATATTTAAGCATGCTACAATGATGGCTACCAGCGCAATGTTTAAAGCTGCCAAGAAAGTAAAGAATGCTGAGCTGGCTAAGAGGTTATCTAATACAGCATATTGGATGATTAATTTGGTTTTACCCTATAATACGATGAAGCATCCTTTTGAAACCTGCGGAAACCCAAGATTCTGTACTCAGTATAATAACAGTGATACCGGGGAAAACATAGGACCAACTCTCAGCGGTACATCTACTTGGCTTACGCTGTCATTATTTGATGCCTTCGGCGTTGAATATACTGCTGGAGGCATAGAAATAGATCCAATACTTATGGAAGAACAAACAAGTATAAACCTATTAATTAACACAGGTAAGGCTAGGTACAATATTAATATTAAAAAACCAAAAGGCTTCTACAGAATCCATGATTCAGAATACTCCATAGAGGTTGATGGGATGAAGGTGGCAAGTAATATAATAGAGAATTTTGAAGATGGAAAAGAACATAAGGTAGTGATAAGATTTAAATAA